From Mycobacterium cookii:
GCAGCCGCTCGCGCCGCTGGCCGCCGCCGAGCAGGCCGGCAGATCGCTGCCCACCCGCCGCACCGTGCTCAAACTCATCCGCGCGATCGACCATCCGGGGCAGTTGACCTTGGTCGAAGGTGCCGGCGGCCTGCTGGTCGAACTCGCCAGCGGCGGCGTGACGCTGCGTGATCTCGCGGCCGACCTCGGAGCCGCTGTCCTGGTGGTGGCCACTGCCGAGCTCGGCACCCTCAACCACACCGCGCTGACGGTGGAATCGCTTGCCGCACAGCAACTTTCGTGCGCCGGGCTGGTGATTGGCAACTGGCCGTCGCAACCGGGGGTGGTGGAGACCACCAACAGGTCGGCGCTGGCCCGGCTGGCTCCGCTCACCGCCCCGCTGCGTGCGGCGCTGCCCGCCGGGGCGGGATCGATGAGCACCGCCGAGTTCACCGCGATGAGCGCGCACGCGTTCGACCGTCGTTGGCTGGCCGCGCTGGTCGGCTGATGGTCCACTCGATCGAGCTGCTCTTCGACCCCGACACCGAGGCCGCGGTCCGCGCGATCTGGGGCGACCTGGCCGCCGCGGATATCCCCAGCCGAGTTCCGACCGGCCGGCCGCATGTGACGCTGGCGGTGGCCGAGCGGATCGCGCCGGACGTCGACCCGCTGCTGCATTCGGTCAAACGACAGCTGCCGCTCGCCTGCACCGTCGGGGCACCGCTGCTGTTCGGCCGCGCCAACGCGGTGCTGGCCCGGCTCATCGTGCCGTCGGCCGAGCTGCTCGCACTACACGCCGAGGTGCACCGACTGTGCGGCCCGTATCTGCTGCCCGGCCCGTTGCCGAACAGCCTGCCGGGCCAATGGACGGCGCACGTGACGGTGGCCCGCCGGGTCGGGGGACCTCACCTCGAAAGCGCGTTCCGGTTGGCGGGTCACCCGCCGGAGATTCACGGCACAGTGGCCGGTCTGCGGCGCTGGGACGGCACCGAACGCGTCGAATACCCGATCCGCTGAGCTACTTGCCGCTGCTGCCCGGGCTGGCGCCGCTTCCCGTCGTATAGGACGCCGCACCGGTTCCGGCAAGGCCGCCGCCGGAGACGATCAGGTATTCGTCTCGAATCGCCTTGTCGGACAAGAAGTCCTCGAGTATCTCTCGGGCTCCTGCGGCGTAACGGGCCTGCGCTGACAGCGTGGTGCCCGAGACGTGCGGCGTCATGGCCTCGTTCGGCATGCTGCGCCACGGGTGATCCGACGGGGGCGGCTGCGGGTACCAGACGTCGCCGGCGTAGCCCGCCAAATGACCACTCTTCAGCGCCGCCACCACCGCGTCACGCACACAGATCTCGGCGCGCGCCGTGTTGACGATGTAGGAGCCGCGCCGCATCGAGGCGATCAGCTTCTCGTCGAACAGGTGATAGGTCTGCGGATGCAGCGGCGCGTGGATGGATACCACGTCGACCGAACGCGCCAGCGACGCTGCGTCGGGGTGGTAGGTGACGTTCAATTCCTTTTCGACCGCATCGGGCAGTCGGCGGGTGTCGAAGTAGTGCAGGTTGACGTCGAAGGGAGCCATCCGCCGCAGGGTGGCCAGGCCGATCCGGCCGGCGGCGATCACGCCCACGTCCATGCCCTCGACGTCGTAGGCGCGTTCGACGCAGTCGGCGATATTCCAGCCACCGTCGGTTACCCACTGGTGCGACGCGATGAAGTTGCGCACCAGCGCCAGAATCTGCATGACGGCGTGCTCGGCGACGCTGATGCTGTTGCAGAACGTGACCTCGGCGACGGTGAGCCCTCGGGCGATCGCCGCATCGAGATCGACGTGGTCCGAACCGATACCCGCCGTGAGGGCCAACTTGAGATTCTTCGCCTTGGCGATCCGTTCGGCGGTCAGATATGCCGGCCAAAACGGTTGAGAGATAACGACGTCGGCGTCGGGCAGTTCGCGCTCGAACTCGGAGTCCGGGCCTTCCTTGTCCGACGTCACAACCAGCTGGTGGCCGTTGCTCTCCAGGAAGTCGCGTAGACCGAGCTCACCGGACACGCAGCCCAGCAACTCGCCCGGAGTGAAGTCGATCGCCGAGGGGCTCGGCAAGGTCTGGCCGCCGGGGTAGCCGTGCAGCACCGGAATGCTGTCGCGCGCGTAAACCGGGGGATATCCCGAGACCGGATCCGGATACAGAACAAGCAGAACTTTGGCCATGGCCCGAAGCCTAAACCCGACGCCGGTGACCGCCCGCCGGGGTCGATGACCGCCGTCGCGTTGACGACTATCTGCATGCGCGAAACAATTGCTCACTATGCCGTTTGATCCGGCCGGGTCCGCTGCGAGCGTTCTGCGCGGCTGGGTGCAGGCTTTCCTCTCGCACCGCGACGGCAGCGAGGTCTACCAGACGTCGACGATGAGCGCACTACTCGAAGGCGTCTACGACGGCGACGTGACGGTCCGGGAACTGTTGCAGCACGGCGACTTCGGACTGGGAACTTTCAACGGTCTCGACGGCGAGATGCTGGTACTCGACGGGGTCTGCTACCAGTTGCGCGGCGACGGCAGTGCGCGCGTCGCCGAGTCGGACCAGCGCACCCCGTTCGCCGTCGTCACCTGGTTCGACGCCGACCGCGAATTCGACGTGTCGACGCCGGTGGACCGTGCCGGGTTGAAATCGCGGATCGACGAATCGCTGCCGAGCACCAACCTCATCGTCGCGGTCCGGGTCACCGGCCACTTCAGCGAGATGCGCACCCGCACCGTGACCAAGCAGCACCGGCCCTACCCGCCGTTCAGCGAGGCGACCGACGATCAGCAGGAGGTGCGGTTCTCCGACGTGACCGGCACGCTGGCCGGCTTTCGGATGCCCGACTACGAGCAGGGCATTTCGGTGGCCGGTTATCACTCTCATTTCATCGACACCGACCATCACCACGGCGGCCACGCCCTGGACTACCGGCTGACGCGCGGCCGCGTGCAGATCAGCGTGCGCACCGATCTGCATCTGAGTCTGCCGCGTACACCGGAATTCCTTGCCGCAGAGCTGGATAGAAGCGACATGGACGGCGAGATCCGCCGCACCGAGGGAGGATGACCATCGACGGCGTGCGATCCGCACAACGCGTGGTCGACACGCTCGCGGCCTACGGCGTCCGGTACATCTTCGGTGTGCCGGGGGCCAAGATCGACGCCGTTTTCGATGCCCTGGCCGATGGCGGCCCGCAACTGGTGGTCTGCCGCCACGAACAGAACGCGGCGTTCATGGCCGCCGCGGTCGGTCGGCTGACCGGCACGCCTGGCGTCGCGTTGGTGACGTCCGGTCCGGGCACCACCAATCTGGCCACCGGACTGATCACTGCCACCACCGAGCAAGACCCTATGGTGGCGATCTGCGGCGCGGTCCAACGCGCGGATCGTCTCAAGCGGACTCATCAATCGATGGACGCCGTCGCAGCGCTGAAACCGTTCACGAAATACACCGGCGAGGTCAACGACCCCGACAACGTGCCGGAGGCCGTCGCCAACGCGATCCGCGCCGCGCTCACCCCGCCCCGCGGCGCCGCCGCAGTCGTGCTGCCCGCCGACGTGCTGGCAGCCACGACCTCCGCGGCCATTGCCCGGCCGTCGCCAGTGCCCACGCTGGGGCCGGCGCCGGCGGATCGAATTGCTCAGGCCGTCAACCTGATTCGCGCCGCACGGCGTCCTGTCCTCTTCGTCGGCATTCGGGTGGGTGAGCCAGAGCCGTGCGCAGCCCTGCGTGAGTTGCTCGCCGTGACCGACCTGCCGGTGGTCGAGACCTTTCAGGCGGCCGGTGTGGTCTCGCGTGATCTGGAGGATCATTTCGTCGGCCGCGTCGGCCTGTTCCGCAACCAGCCCGGCGACATCCTGATCAGCCACGCCGACGTCGTCGTCACGGTCGGCTTCGATCCCGTCGAATACGATCCGCGGCTGTGGAATTGGCATCCGGCACGCACGCTGATCCACATCGACGAGATGCCCGCCGAGATCGACAACCACTATCAGCCCACCCTGGAGTTGCGCGGCGACATCGCGGCCACGCTGACCGCGTTGGTCGGGCCGCTGACCGGATCACGGTTGAGCGACACCGTCAGCGCCGACATCGCCACCCAGCGTGCGGCGTTGCGAGACATCGACGAGGAGGCCCGATCTCGGCCGCCGGCGGGCGCCGGCCTCAATCCGGCGGCCGTCGTTCTGAAGATCCGCGACCTGGTCGACGACGACGCCACCATCACCTGCGACGTCGGATCGCACTACATCTACCTGGCCCGCCACTTCCGGGTCTACCAGCCGCGGCGGCTGCTGTTCTCCGACGGCCAGCAGACCCTCGGCGTCGCGTTGCCATCGGCCATTGCCGCCGCGATGGTACGACCGGGCACACCGGTGGTGTCGGTTTCCGGTGACGGTGGATTCTTGTTCAGCGCGCAGGAATTGGAGACGGCGACGCGGTTGGGGCTGAGCTTCACCCACGTCATCATGCGAGACAACACCTACAACATGGTCGCCTTCCAGGAGGAGCTGAAGTACGGCCGCGCGTCGGGAGTGCAATTGGGTGACTACGACATCGCCCACTTCGCCGCGGCCTTCGGCGCGACCGGAATCCGCGTCGGCGACATGGCTGAGTTCGAGGACGCTTTCACCCGATCGCTGACCGAGCCCGGAGTGACGATCGTCGACGTCCTGGTCGACTACAGCCGTAACACCGCACTGTTCGCGGAGTTGCACGACGACGTGTTCGAGTGACCGCTACGCGCTGAACAGCAAATACAACCCGGTGAAGGTGTAGCTGACCATGACCAGCATCATGGTCAGCTGTCCGGTGAGCTGGTGGCCGGCCGGCAGCAGTCGCAGTGCTTTGTCGTGCGCGGCGATCACCGCGACGATGTGACCGGTCACCACCGACGTCACCTTGATGACGGCGAGCACGGTGGGATGCGTGGACAGCACGTAGGCCACGTGTAAGTGACCGAGCCCGAACAGGTTCCAGCCTTTGCCGAACGGATCGGCCAGCGCGAAGATCGCCTGCTGCCCACGCTCCACCAGATACGACAGGTAGTGGGCGAAGATGTAGCCGACCACGATGGGGATTAGTGAGTGTGCGAGTTCGCCCGGCAGCGCGTGACGCCGCTCGCGGTCGAGTCCTCCCGTGGCGCGGGCGGCCAGCGAGAACGTCGTCGCCACCACCGCGACGAACACGAGCAGTCCGACCGTGCGCAGCACAGTCAGTGAAACCGTCGCTGGCACAGCGTGAATCGCCCCGGCAAGCCGATCGGCGAAATTGCGCCACGTCGCCGACGAGGAGAAGCTGTCGAAGGCGGTGGAGCCCAGCAGCACCGCGAGCACGGCGACCACGCCAGGCCGAATCGGCAGCGAGAGCAGATGGTCGAACGGGTTACCGATCCCGATCCGCGCTGTCTTCGGGTCACGCCGTAGCGGTGAGAGACGCGACACCGCCATGCTGTACACCCCGAACGGATCGGAGCGGCTTAACCACCGCTGTCCGCAGAGCCACGCGCCCGTCAACAACACGACGGTGTACACCAGCAGCCACGTTTCGACCCACGGCACTGCGGCGGGGTTGGGGCTAGCCAGTTCCATCCAGACAAACGCGAACAGGCCGAGCGCGGCCGGGCGGTACCCCCAGGACTCCGGGTAGGACAGCCGGGGCCGCGCCAGGCATTCCGGTGTAATGCGTTGCAGCAGTAGATAAATGGTGCGTACCGGCGATATGACCCGCCACACCGGCCCGGCAGCCAGCGAAAGCACCACCAGGCCAACCCACAGCAGCACGTAGAAGGCGCCGAGTAGAGCGTTGGCCTGGGTCTGCGGTCCGCACAGTCCGGCGAGCAGCGCCCAGCACGCCAAAGCCACCGCCGACACCGCCGCAATGCCACGCGTCACCGGCGAATCCACACCTGCGGTCACCGCCGACGGCAACGGGCGGACCGGGTTGTCCGGATCGAACCGGGGCCGCCGCCACGCGAACGCGACCAGCGCGAAGGTGAACGTCAACGCCCACGCCGCGCCGATCACCGAAAAGGCGTACGGGACCGGAAGATCGCTCGACCCACCGAGGCCGTGCGCGATGATGCTTCGGGTCACGGACGCACTTGAATGGTGGCGACAGTTCGATCGAGGTGATGCAGCTCAACGTCGACATTGCCCGGCACATCGACACTGAACTGGAACGTCTGATCAGCCGCTGCGGCGACCTCGAATTTGTGGTCGGGTACCGAATGCACGTGCAACTCGTCGGCGGCATCGCTGTTGACGCGCAACGTGATCGGCTGTCGCACGGTCGCCTGCAGGGTCGCGTTGGCAGGAGTGACCTGCCCGTGCGCGATCGTGATGTCGACCATGAGACCGGCGCCGGTCGACGGCTTCGGCGAGCCACCGCAACCGACGACAGACCACATCAGCACTGCTATCACTGCACACAACCGGTCGATCATCGGCATCACGCCGCCCGCGGCGGAGCGCTGGTCTCCTCTACCGGCTGCTTCGGTGTGTCCTCGGCACCGTTGATGCGGCCGGCGCCCCAGGTGAGTGCGCTGACCACGGCGAGGGTGAAGAACAGCACCACAACACCGCCAGCGGTGAACAACCATGGCGGGACGCCGGGATCGCGTTCGCGCTGCAGAATCGACACCTCGAATGCGAACGGCCGGGTGCCGTTGGTCAGCACCGGAATTTCCGGCACCGGAATCGCGTCATCGGCAGGCGCCCAGATCGGCACTGCGGCCAGATCCCGGCCGTCGTGCACGCGCAGCAGCGTCTTCCAATCGCCCCACACCGGAATGGGTTCGGTGGATACGTAATGACCAGGACCGATCTTGTGCAGACGGTTGATCACCAAGCCGCGGTGGTTTTGCATCTTGCCCTGCCACGCCAGGATCGTGACCCAGTCCGGGTGGTCGCCGGCCATCTCGGGCGGGTTGAGTTGAACGTCGGCCGACGCCAGACGCTGTCCCGGCGGGCTGGGCAGATCGGTCAATTTGACCGTCGCGGAGTCTTGCTTCGGAACGTGAATGTGCAGGCCGTTGGCCACCGTGCCACCGATCACCAGCACGGTGAGTGCCACTGCGGTGATCCCGAACGCGCGGCCCGGCAACGGCTGGCTGGTCAGCACCATCGCGAGTAGCGCGGCGCAGACGCCGGCCAGCACGGCGACCGGCACCGCGGTGGGCAGAGCTTCGTTCCACAGCGTGATCGGCCACGGGTAGTGGTAGACCGCGCCGATCCACAGCGATTCGAGCCACAGCCCGACGGTCCCGATGCCCAGACCGGCGACGGCGCCGAACAGGACCGGCCGCCGGTACAGCGGGGTCAGCGCCAGCAATTCGACGACGATCGCCGGGCCCAGATACAGCGGGAACCAGTTGATCGGGGCACCCAGCACGG
This genomic window contains:
- the bioD gene encoding dethiobiotin synthase; its protein translation is MTVLVVTGTGTGVGKTIATAALASAARQVGIDVAVCKPVQTGTAAGDDDLADVTRLTGLAKVVGLARYPQPLAPLAAAEQAGRSLPTRRTVLKLIRAIDHPGQLTLVEGAGGLLVELASGGVTLRDLAADLGAAVLVVATAELGTLNHTALTVESLAAQQLSCAGLVIGNWPSQPGVVETTNRSALARLAPLTAPLRAALPAGAGSMSTAEFTAMSAHAFDRRWLAALVG
- a CDS encoding 2'-5' RNA ligase family protein, translating into MVHSIELLFDPDTEAAVRAIWGDLAAADIPSRVPTGRPHVTLAVAERIAPDVDPLLHSVKRQLPLACTVGAPLLFGRANAVLARLIVPSAELLALHAEVHRLCGPYLLPGPLPNSLPGQWTAHVTVARRVGGPHLESAFRLAGHPPEIHGTVAGLRRWDGTERVEYPIR
- a CDS encoding NAD-dependent formate dehydrogenase, producing the protein MAKVLLVLYPDPVSGYPPVYARDSIPVLHGYPGGQTLPSPSAIDFTPGELLGCVSGELGLRDFLESNGHQLVVTSDKEGPDSEFERELPDADVVISQPFWPAYLTAERIAKAKNLKLALTAGIGSDHVDLDAAIARGLTVAEVTFCNSISVAEHAVMQILALVRNFIASHQWVTDGGWNIADCVERAYDVEGMDVGVIAAGRIGLATLRRMAPFDVNLHYFDTRRLPDAVEKELNVTYHPDAASLARSVDVVSIHAPLHPQTYHLFDEKLIASMRRGSYIVNTARAEICVRDAVVAALKSGHLAGYAGDVWYPQPPPSDHPWRSMPNEAMTPHVSGTTLSAQARYAAGAREILEDFLSDKAIRDEYLIVSGGGLAGTGAASYTTGSGASPGSSGK
- the budA gene encoding acetolactate decarboxylase, which gives rise to MPFDPAGSAASVLRGWVQAFLSHRDGSEVYQTSTMSALLEGVYDGDVTVRELLQHGDFGLGTFNGLDGEMLVLDGVCYQLRGDGSARVAESDQRTPFAVVTWFDADREFDVSTPVDRAGLKSRIDESLPSTNLIVAVRVTGHFSEMRTRTVTKQHRPYPPFSEATDDQQEVRFSDVTGTLAGFRMPDYEQGISVAGYHSHFIDTDHHHGGHALDYRLTRGRVQISVRTDLHLSLPRTPEFLAAELDRSDMDGEIRRTEGG
- the alsS gene encoding acetolactate synthase AlsS, with the translated sequence MTIDGVRSAQRVVDTLAAYGVRYIFGVPGAKIDAVFDALADGGPQLVVCRHEQNAAFMAAAVGRLTGTPGVALVTSGPGTTNLATGLITATTEQDPMVAICGAVQRADRLKRTHQSMDAVAALKPFTKYTGEVNDPDNVPEAVANAIRAALTPPRGAAAVVLPADVLAATTSAAIARPSPVPTLGPAPADRIAQAVNLIRAARRPVLFVGIRVGEPEPCAALRELLAVTDLPVVETFQAAGVVSRDLEDHFVGRVGLFRNQPGDILISHADVVVTVGFDPVEYDPRLWNWHPARTLIHIDEMPAEIDNHYQPTLELRGDIAATLTALVGPLTGSRLSDTVSADIATQRAALRDIDEEARSRPPAGAGLNPAAVVLKIRDLVDDDATITCDVGSHYIYLARHFRVYQPRRLLFSDGQQTLGVALPSAIAAAMVRPGTPVVSVSGDGGFLFSAQELETATRLGLSFTHVIMRDNTYNMVAFQEELKYGRASGVQLGDYDIAHFAAAFGATGIRVGDMAEFEDAFTRSLTEPGVTIVDVLVDYSRNTALFAELHDDVFE